One stretch of Thalassovita sp. DNA includes these proteins:
- a CDS encoding haloacid dehalogenase type II — translation MAITTCIFDAYGTLFDVASAARRAAAEPGREALAQSWSKLAEHWRLKQLQYSWLRAVTGDYTDFWQVTQDGLDWALEATDLGGDPELRERLLALYWELQAYPEVPKMLARLKEAGFNTAILSNGSPDMLDGAVQSAGIGAALDDVLSVQDVGIFKPAPQVYDLVGQRFGCAKGEVLFVSSNGWDAGAAAGYGFTTAWVNRAAEPVDRLPARPQHILTDLTTIPDLARA, via the coding sequence ATGGCCATCACAACCTGTATCTTTGATGCCTATGGCACCCTTTTTGATGTGGCCTCTGCCGCCCGCCGCGCCGCTGCCGAACCGGGGCGCGAGGCATTGGCGCAATCCTGGTCCAAACTGGCAGAACATTGGCGTTTGAAGCAGCTGCAATACAGCTGGCTGCGGGCTGTCACGGGGGATTACACCGATTTCTGGCAGGTCACGCAGGACGGGCTGGATTGGGCGTTAGAGGCCACGGATCTTGGCGGTGATCCTGAACTGCGTGAGAGGCTACTGGCGCTTTACTGGGAACTGCAGGCCTACCCAGAAGTGCCCAAGATGCTGGCACGGCTGAAAGAGGCCGGGTTCAACACCGCCATTCTGTCAAACGGCAGCCCGGACATGCTGGACGGGGCGGTGCAATCCGCGGGCATTGGCGCGGCGCTGGATGATGTGTTGTCGGTGCAGGATGTCGGCATCTTCAAACCCGCACCTCAGGTCTATGACCTCGTCGGGCAGCGCTTCGGCTGCGCCAAGGGAGAGGTGTTGTTCGTCTCATCCAATGGATGGGATGCGGGGGCGGCAGCCGGATATGGCTTCACCACCGCTTGGGTCAATCGTGCGGCCGAGCCTGTGGACCGGCTGCCGGCCCGACCGCAGCACATTCTGACCGACCTGACCACCATTCCTGACCTCGCACGCGCCTGA
- a CDS encoding peptidylprolyl isomerase has protein sequence MTQVKTGDTVGIHYTGTLKDGSVFDSSEGRDPLTFEVGSGQIIPGLDKALPGMAVGDKKTVEVPAMEAYGPIQPGARQSLPRADFPADIPAEIGLQLQMQTPDGQVLPVTIVDLTDDEITLDANHPLAGKDLTFAIELVSIS, from the coding sequence ATGACCCAGGTCAAAACGGGTGACACCGTAGGCATTCACTATACCGGCACGCTGAAAGACGGTTCGGTTTTCGACAGCTCCGAAGGGCGCGATCCGCTGACCTTTGAAGTGGGCAGCGGCCAGATCATCCCGGGCCTTGATAAGGCGCTGCCGGGCATGGCGGTTGGGGACAAGAAAACCGTCGAAGTGCCCGCGATGGAGGCCTATGGCCCGATCCAGCCCGGTGCCCGCCAAAGCCTGCCGCGCGCGGATTTCCCCGCCGACATCCCGGCCGAAATTGGCCTGCAGCTGCAGATGCAGACCCCGGATGGCCAGGTTCTGCCAGTGACCATTGTTGATCTGACCGATGATGAGATCACCCTGGACGCCAACCACCCGCTGGCCGGCAAGGATCTGACCTTCGCGATTGAGCTGGTCTCGATCAGCTAA